The Arachis hypogaea cultivar Tifrunner chromosome 19, arahy.Tifrunner.gnm2.J5K5, whole genome shotgun sequence genome has a window encoding:
- the LOC112776479 gene encoding folate-binding protein 1 has product MVVVVRLSKQSQCLLGPKTFDYGFLLFLLFFHLFLPYSSGKPSGVCVSQGGRFPAFKSEGYPPRKGPKDLTLCRIFRKNTCCDISHTHPALLAVRKLASTGEAGHECLHLWEMLECAICDPRVGTQPGPPLICASFCERIYKACSNAYFSMDVKTQLLAPCGVNDFVCGRAAEWVSNGTDLCVAAGFQVKPSDMIHAASEETLCYGDMASLNSVADSWKASQFDLTEKADFQQWVRKIPFIERVSWAIGGMVLTAGLVFISKRKSHSQRHKLAAIRRTARKLEGRMSDKPSSSQENRKRN; this is encoded by the exons ATGGTGGTGGTTGTACGGTTATCGAAGCAGTCCCAGTGCCTTCTCGGACCCAAGACCTTCGATTATGGCTTCCTCcttttcctcctcttcttccatcTCTTCCTACCTTACTCTTCCG GTAAACCCAGTGGAGTATGTGTTTCTCAAGGTGGTCGATTTCCTGCCTTTAAATCAGAGGGTTACCCTCCCAGAAAGGGTCCCAAAGATCTGACTCTTTGTCGGATTTTTCGCAAAAACACTTGTTGTGACATAAGCCACACACATCCTGCATTGCTAGCTGTAAGAAAACTTGCTTCTACTGGGGAAGCTGGGCATGAGTGCTTGCACTTATGGGAAATGTTGGAATGTGCAATATGCGATCCACGCGTTGGTACTCAACCTGGACCTCCTCTTATTTGTGCATCCTTCTGCGAAAGAATATACAAGGCATGCTCGAATGCTTACTTCTCTATGGATGTGAAAACACAG CTGCTAGCACCTTGTGGAGTAAATGACTTTGTGTGTGGTAGGGCTGCTGAATGGGTCTCCAATGGTACGGATCTTTGTGTTGCTGCAGGTTTTCAAGTGAAACCATCTGATATGATACACGCTGCCTCTGAAGAAACTCTTTGCTATGGTGATATGGCGAGTCTAAATTCGGTTGCTGATTCATGGAAAGCTTCTCAGTTTGATCTGACTGAGAAAGCTGATTTCCAACAATGGGTTAGGAAAATCCCATTCATTGAAAGAGTTTCTTGGGCCATAGGAGGGATGGTTCTAACTGCCGGATTGGTGTTTATAAG caaaagaaaaagccatagccAACGCCATAAGCTCGCCGCTATAAGGCGAACTGCGAGGAAGTTGGAAGGAAGGATGTCAGACAAGCCTTCAAGCTCTCAAGAAAAtaggaaaagaaattga
- the LOC140182244 gene encoding uncharacterized protein, with the protein MAKLFDMLMDVSPKKLAWNFLVYVVRLWEAPSRYNPKEINSIEMVLQDSQVGRIQASVPKALVRKWNDNIHEFKMYKMSNFIVVDKRDKTKTTMNRWTLNFSHRTVVVLVENPTFPLQAFRLTQIPKLLNADRIDDSQLVDIMGEVVGKENHRELITSKGKETKRLSILVEDLDNYRIGCVLFGNMVDQILPYLDDGRVEPLIVILQFFRSIRWNEKTSVQSHFDISKLHINSDLEENFDISGLGIPYTPSLFVGNDIITVMECRGRSGSANDAVCTNFLISRLKYMESRKEHLVYRTWQEHVNVKTITMHSDGLYMI; encoded by the exons ATGGCTAAATTGTTTGATATGTTAATGGATGTCAGTCCAAAAAAGCTTGCATGGAACTTCTTGGTCTATGTTGTTCGTTTGTGGGAAGCTCCTAGCCGCTACAATCCTAAGGAGATCAATAGCATAGAAATGGTTCTTCAAGATAGTCAG GTAGGGAGGATCCAAGCTTCGGTCCCTAAGGCGTTGGTACGTAAATGGAATGATAACATTCATGAGTTCAAGATGTATAAGATGTCAAATTTCATTGTTGTAGACAAGAGGGACAAAACCAAGACAACTATGAATCGGTGGACCTTAAACTTCTCTCATCGAACTGTGGTGGTCCTGGTGGAGAATCCAACTTTCCCACTTCAAGCATTTCGGTTAACGCAAATTCCAAAGTTGTTGAATGCTGACAGGATCGACGACTCTCAATTAGTAG ATATTATGGGTGAAGTGGTTGGAAAGGAGAATCACAGGGAACTCATCACAAGCAAAGGGAAGGAAACGAAGCGTCTATCTATTTTGGTTGAAGACCTTGA TAATTATCGTATTGGGTGTGTGTTGTTCGGGAACATGGTTGATCAAATACTACCATACCTAGATGATGGAAGAGTTGAGCCATTGATAGTGATCCTACAGTTCTTCCGATCGATTAGATGGAATG AGAAAACCTCAGTACAGAGTCATTTCGACATTTCTAAGCTACACATCAATTCCGATCTCGAGGAGAATTTCGATATTTCTGGTCTTGGGATCCCATACACTCCTTCATTGTTCGTAGGTAATGACATCATAACAGTCATGGAGTGCAGGGGCAGGTCAGGAAGTGCAAATGATGCTGTGTGCACAAACTTCCTGATTTCGAGGCTAAAATACATGGAATCAAGAAAGGAGCATTTGGTTTACCGCACATGGCAGGAACATGTTAATGTGAAAACAATTACAATGCATTCAGATGGGTTATACATGATTTAG